The genome window TTGGGACCAGATGATACAGTTCAGCCATTCCCGATGAACCGTCCGCGCGCATGGGAGCAGAAACTACTGCTCGCGAATGAACTGCCCAAGGAAAGGGGATTGAGGGTGTTTGCGAGGAGTCCCGCGGTGAGGCTGTTGGGCATGGCAGTGATCGGCGCGGCATTGATATCCATTGTTGTGTTCGGGTTTATCCTTCCGCGCCAGACAACCGTGGTCCCCACCCAGACGAATACCCCGGGGCCATCCCCGACCTTTACACCCACACCAACCCTGTTCGGTGCAACTGCGCCATCCACACGGGCATTTACGGGTCCCACGCCGTTGTGGATGTTGCTGCCTCAAACCTACACACCAACGCCTCTCTATGTGAATACGCCGCGCGCGCCCCAATCCCTTGACCAGTATCGCCTGGCGCGGCAAGCCTACCAGAATGGTGATTGGGACGCGTTCATCTCCAACATGCAGTTGATCCTTCCCTTTGAACCGGAATCCGCGGATATCTATTACATGATCGGGGAGGCGTATCGTTTCAAGGGGCAGACGGGCAATGCCCTGAATGCCTATAGCAACGCCTTGAATCTCGATCCGAACTTTGCGCCGCCTTATCTCGGCCAGGCACGCGTGCGGTTGATGAGCAACCCCAGCTTTAATGCCAGGCCTCTGCTGGATAACGCGATCCGGCGCGACCCAAACTTCGGCGAAGCGTATCTGGAGCGCGCCCGTTTCATGCTTGCCCGCAATGACCTTCAGGATGCGCTCGCAGACCTGGAACGCGCGGCGGAACTCCTGCCGGATTCGCCGGAAGTGTATATTACCTATGCCAATGTCCATTATGCACTCAATGACATGCAGAACGCACTTACCTCGGCGGAAAAGGCCTATTCGCTGGATATCACGCACCTGCCCATATACAATCTATTGGGCGAGCTCTACCTGGACACCGGCCAGTATCAGCGCGCGCTCGAGGCGCTTGAAGTCTATGTCATCTATGAGGATGAGGATGCGCTTGCGTTTGCCAGACTGGGACAGGCCTATTATGAGGTGAACCAATACCAGGCGGCTGTGGACAGTCTCGACAAGGCAACGGCCCTCAACCGCAGCGGCCTGCGCAGGTTTTATATCTATCGCGGGTTTGCCAACCTTGAACTGGGCAATATTGATGATGCCGTTCAAGACCTTGCCGTCGCCGTGGATGTGGACAAGGATTCATTCGAAGCGAATCTGGGGCTGGCGCGTGCGTATTACCTGCAGGAGAAGTATGGGAGCGCGTTTCTGCAGATGGATGCATTGAGACTGTCGGCAAAGACCGATCAGGAAAAGGCGCTCATGTTCTACTGGCGCGCCCTGATCCAGGAGGAACGCGGCGAAACAAGGGATGCGATCAAAAGCTGGAACGACCTGCTTGCATTGAATTCGGCTGCGGTATCCCCTGAAATGCGCACGGAGGCCCTGGAACACTTGAAGGAATTGGGTTTCCTGACCCCCACACCGACCGTCCCCACCTCCACCCGTACGCCAAATGCGACCGTCACACCAACGCCTTCACGTACCCCAACCCGAACCCCGACGCCCTAGCAGCAGGAGTTTAAACAAGAATGAAAGAGAGACTGAACTGCCAGTCTCTCTTTTTTCCATTTCTTAACTTGATGACCTGGCAGCGCGGCATTCATCACAGGGACATAACGCCCGCAGATAATGCCAGTTGTAGATGCCGTAATCGTGGCCGTCCTCCCAGACGATGGTCAACGCGTAGGAGCCGGTCGCAACAATATTGGCCAATCGGGTGGAAGGGGTGTCCTCCATTTGCCTGGTGAACACATCCTCATCGGGTTCCGATTTCATGTTCTCATGTCCCCCGCGGCAGGAGGCGCATGGACAGGCTGCGCGCAATAATCCAAAGGGATAGGCGCTGATATGTCCGCTGTCCCAGGTGATGGTGAATTCGCGTTTGCTTTTGTTCGCGGTGACGCTGGTTGGTTTTTCAGACATGGTTTCCTTTTCTTTTTGCTCTCCCTTGGGAGAAGGCGGGGTGGAGGGCTACGGCGAAGGGACGACAGCCAGAAAATCCGCGGCAGCCCAGCCGGCGCGGGTGTCGTCATATGGCGCGACCAGATACCACCAGGTATATCCATCCATGCTTTGGGGACCGTCCTTGACGAGGAAGACCTCCGCTTCGTCCCCGCGAAAGACAGTTTCCGTGTTCAGGCCGGGTGCGGAGCGGATGCGTAGTCCGTCATTGCCTGTGCCGTCGATCTGCACATAGCCGTCGATGTTGATGGAATCTGGATCGAAGCCGGCGGGCGTGGCGAGGGGATCATCCGTGGGGACGGCTGTCGCCGCGGGGGTATGGGTTGGGGCGGGGATCATGGTCAGGTCGGCCGGAGCAAACCCAACGTCAGGAGCGAAGCGGGGGGAGGTCCAGCCGATGACGATGAGCGTGACGAGCAGTAATATCCCTGCAATGCCGAGCGCGCCGAAGATCACAAATCGATTTAAATAAGGTCTTAAGTCCATGTCATCTCTTCGGGTTTTGAAGCAGGGTTAAAGCGTTCTCAGGCATCAGGACTTTGAGGGCGCGGTGCCGGATGCTGATCTCAGCCTTGTTGCCGCCAAGGACGGGGTCGCCGTCCACTTGTAAGGAAAAGTTGGCGTCCGATTCGATGCGCGCGCTGCGGAAGCGCAGACGCCGCGCATGTTCGGAGGTCAGGTGGCGGCCCGATACCAGATCAAAGAAGTGGCGGAAGGTATCCGCAAGGCTCTCCCCGCTCAGAAGCCACATATCCATTTCACCGTCATCAAGCAGGGCATCCGGCGAGATGACCGACATGCCGCCCGCATAGTGGCGGATGTTGGTGGCGACGGCCACCAGATAATGCCCTTCCACCAGTTCGCCGTCGGCATACACGCGCAGGTCCAGCCCGTGCCAGAAGGATGCCTCCCAGACCGTGGTGGCAAAGAAATGCGGGACGGAGAGATGTTTGAAGAGGCGGTGACGCGGTTCTATTTTTCGGATGGTCTCCGCGTCCAGGCCGATGCCCGCCCACAATAAGAAGGGACGTTCGTTGCACATGCCCACATCCACGTATTGCGGCTCGACGTTCGCCAGCAATCTGGCGTTCTCGCGCAAATTCCACCATTGGAACCAGCTGAAGGGTTTTTGTCCCTGTTCGATGGCCCATACGTTGGTGGTACCTGCGGGCAGGACCGCCAGCGCCGTCCCGGTGTCCACCAGCCCGCTCGCCACCTGGCCGACCGTCCCGTCGCCGCCGATGGCGAAGACGGCGTCATATTTTTCATTGGCGGCCTGATGCGCGGTCTGCGTGGCGTGCGTGCCGCTTAACGTCTCGGCGATGTCCACGCTCCAGCCTGCGGCGCGCAGGGGTTTGATGATGCCGCGCACGAAACGCCCGACGGGATAGCGCCCCGCGGTGGGGTTGTAAAGTAAAAGTCCCTTTCGCATGGGGGCATTATAACCGCGGGCATTCCATAACCCCATGCAATTTTGGGGTTTTCCGGCGTGAACCTGCGGAATTCCCAACCTTAAAAAATCGTATCCTACTTGAATTGCCGTGGTCTTGTCTGTACAATGGAACCAACAGGTGCGGCATGCTGCGGTTCCGGAAAAGCCATCTTCTTGTCATACTGATCATTCTATTACTTGGATTTTCCACGCCTGTCCTCGCGGACTACCTGGGACCGGATAGAACCGTCACCACCGCTGTGGAGGAGTGCAAGGTGGTCTTGTGGGAATGCATGTATGTGGCGGCCAGGGGGGATTACCGCTACCACCGCGTGGACGACTGGTCATGCAGTAACGAGAGCAAGCCCTGGCAGGCGTATGCAAACTACCCGGGAGATTGCGAGTCATGGAATGACGGCCGCACCCAATGGGGACAGGAATACAGCGTACGCTACACGACCCTCACGCATCCCGAAGCGACGATTACCGGCACATTACAAAACTGCACCCTGCAAAACGGCTGGTGCGTGACAGCTCCTCAACTTGAACTAACAGCCAACGAGCCGCTATCAGGGCATCAGATTTTATTGATCGAAGGCGCACGCAATACCGAAATCTTTGCTTGCCCAGAATTTCAAACCAGTTGTCAAGTTCCACTGCTGGAAGGCGAAAACAACTTTGAATATTGGGCGCTCTCCTCCTGGGGTGACAGTTCGCGGATGGGAAGCCTCAGCGCCCAAGTGGACACGATATCTCCGGATATCGATCTGCAAATCAACGGCTCGAGCGGGACGAATGGCTGGCAC of Anaerolineales bacterium contains these proteins:
- a CDS encoding DUF971 domain-containing protein; its protein translation is MSEKPTSVTANKSKREFTITWDSGHISAYPFGLLRAACPCASCRGGHENMKSEPDEDVFTRQMEDTPSTRLANIVATGSYALTIVWEDGHDYGIYNWHYLRALCPCDECRAARSSS
- a CDS encoding tetratricopeptide repeat protein, whose translation is MTEEFKEEHSSDTIFQDAVDALRRGDKPRAKELLTLLLKSDQNNATYWIWLSAAVDNAKERIYCLQTALKLDPENGAAKRGLILLGALGPDDTVQPFPMNRPRAWEQKLLLANELPKERGLRVFARSPAVRLLGMAVIGAALISIVVFGFILPRQTTVVPTQTNTPGPSPTFTPTPTLFGATAPSTRAFTGPTPLWMLLPQTYTPTPLYVNTPRAPQSLDQYRLARQAYQNGDWDAFISNMQLILPFEPESADIYYMIGEAYRFKGQTGNALNAYSNALNLDPNFAPPYLGQARVRLMSNPSFNARPLLDNAIRRDPNFGEAYLERARFMLARNDLQDALADLERAAELLPDSPEVYITYANVHYALNDMQNALTSAEKAYSLDITHLPIYNLLGELYLDTGQYQRALEALEVYVIYEDEDALAFARLGQAYYEVNQYQAAVDSLDKATALNRSGLRRFYIYRGFANLELGNIDDAVQDLAVAVDVDKDSFEANLGLARAYYLQEKYGSAFLQMDALRLSAKTDQEKALMFYWRALIQEERGETRDAIKSWNDLLALNSAAVSPEMRTEALEHLKELGFLTPTPTVPTSTRTPNATVTPTPSRTPTRTPTP
- a CDS encoding SH3 domain-containing protein, with the translated sequence MDLRPYLNRFVIFGALGIAGILLLVTLIVIGWTSPRFAPDVGFAPADLTMIPAPTHTPAATAVPTDDPLATPAGFDPDSINIDGYVQIDGTGNDGLRIRSAPGLNTETVFRGDEAEVFLVKDGPQSMDGYTWWYLVAPYDDTRAGWAAADFLAVVPSP
- a CDS encoding diacylglycerol kinase family lipid kinase, producing MRKGLLLYNPTAGRYPVGRFVRGIIKPLRAAGWSVDIAETLSGTHATQTAHQAANEKYDAVFAIGGDGTVGQVASGLVDTGTALAVLPAGTTNVWAIEQGQKPFSWFQWWNLRENARLLANVEPQYVDVGMCNERPFLLWAGIGLDAETIRKIEPRHRLFKHLSVPHFFATTVWEASFWHGLDLRVYADGELVEGHYLVAVATNIRHYAGGMSVISPDALLDDGEMDMWLLSGESLADTFRHFFDLVSGRHLTSEHARRLRFRSARIESDANFSLQVDGDPVLGGNKAEISIRHRALKVLMPENALTLLQNPKR